TGGCGGCGGCTGCCCCCTTGGTTCCACATCTCCTTCTCCTGCCGAAGCCGCTGGTTCTCAGTGCGGAGCCTCTCTACCTCGGCGGCCAGCTCCTCCACCTGGCGACAGGGCTGCTGGCCCATGCGCCCCTGCAGCTGCTGCAGCCTCCGCGTCTCCTCCTCGGCCTGCGTGAGCCTCCGCTCCAGGTCCAGGTAGTCTCTTACCAGCTCCTGCTTGCTGCGGCCCTGCAGGCTCTCAGTGTGATAGCGCTCATAGGCCTCAGAGAAGTCCCTCTGCTGGAACTCGCCATGATCTTGGCCCTGCCCGTCACTGTCCCCTGCCTCACTGTCCCCGCTGGAACCTGGGTGGGACGCCCCATAGGGTGGCACTTCAAGGTTGGGCTCCTCGGGGTCTCGGTCATTCATGAGAAACTGGGTGGTGTTGTAGGGCGCCACAGGCTGGCCTTTGGCAAACATCTCCTCGCGGACCCTGGAGGCCCTCTGGCTCTGCCTCTCATCACGCTGCTGCTTCTCCGCCCAGCTCAGCTCCAGGTAGGGCCTCCAGTGCCGCTTGCGCTTGGATGGCCTCCTCCGGTGCTTCTTCCGGCCCAGCACGGCCTCTACTGAGCAACCCCCTGGGCTCTGGGTTTGGGGTCCACCACAGTTCCAGC
This window of the Ictidomys tridecemlineatus isolate mIctTri1 chromosome 3, mIctTri1.hap1, whole genome shotgun sequence genome carries:
- the Hexim2 gene encoding protein HEXIM2; translated protein: MATLNQTNCNTKSPAALEEAKTSGDSGSPQTPTKSLDCGSSPSLTPRKKSHSEDEDLAQAAGGLSWNCGGPQTQSPGGCSVEAVLGRKKHRRRPSKRKRHWRPYLELSWAEKQQRDERQSQRASRVREEMFAKGQPVAPYNTTQFLMNDRDPEEPNLEVPPYGASHPGSSGDSEAGDSDGQGQDHGEFQQRDFSEAYERYHTESLQGRSKQELVRDYLDLERRLTQAEEETRRLQQLQGRMGQQPCRQVEELAAEVERLRTENQRLRQEKEMWNQGGSRRHEEPGT